DNA from Quercus lobata isolate SW786 chromosome 1, ValleyOak3.0 Primary Assembly, whole genome shotgun sequence:
TTATACTAAAATCTTGAATCAATTTATAATGTTTGTACCACAACATAGACGAGTACCTATCACAGTAAACCCGTTAATGAACTAACTGAGACATAATTAAGATGCCAAGTTATCTAatttaggaaataaaattaagacaaaaaTTAAGAAGTCTAATAAATGCTTCATAAAGTCAAGTCAATTCATAGTCTCATGAACCATTAAACATATTATAACTACATCAATTGAGCTCTTCTacaacaagaaagaagaagtaaaagcgTAATCCAcatattcaccaaaaaaaaacaagacaCACTGCTTTCTCCAAGAAAACATGAATTCACTTGATTACAATGAGATTAAGAAACAAAGAACAGTGAAATTAGAACAGAAATGCATCATGTGTCGCTAACTATCCAATGTTcacacaattttaaaaaatgactaCATAGACTAAAATTGAGCATTCCCATTCCCATTGACATAGCACCCATCAAAAATTCCACAAAGAAAAACTGATCCAAAATCTACCATTACTCAAACACACATAAGACAAAAGAAACAGACCTGCATTTAGAACCCAACTGGGGGGCTCATACTCGGCAAAAGAGACAAACCCATCTTTGTTCTTATCATGCACATCCATTTCCCTCTGTGTCCTATGCATCACTTCCCTCTCAGCTTGCTGCAAGTTCCACTGAGTCAACTCGTGCTCAGTCACAAACCCATCAGCCGGGTCCGCATCAATCCTCGGAAACAACACGACCAACCTATCGGTCACATTAAACCTCTCCTCGTCATTCAAGTAATCCTCGGCGTCCGCGAAGTCCTCCCACTCGGGCTGTGACTCAGCTCCGGGAGCCGAGTCCGATTCGTGTTGAACCAACTCGGGGTGAGCGTGTTCCATGTACTGCCTCTCCCAGTGACGGTCCTCGCGGCGGAGCTCGAGGTCAGCGACAATGGGGTCGAACGGCACGGGGTCATGAGGGGGACGCACTTGGTGAGAGAAGGTGAAGTTTGATCGGAGCTTTAGGCGGCGGTGACGGTGGTTTGAGGGTTTACTCGGAGAGTAAGAGATAAGAAACAGAATAAGCACTGCTACGGTTATGTATATCAAAATCGAAACTTTGcccattgtatttttttttttttttttttttacaatatatagtGTTATATGTTTACAATGCAATGAAAACTTCAAATGGGTGTGTTCAAAATTGAAGATTTTGGGTGATTTTGGAAATGGGAATTGGAGATTTTGGGTGTGGCGTTGACAATGCAATCTAAGATTGCAAATGGGTATTGTTCAAAATTGAAGATTTGGGTGACTTTGCAAGGGATCTAGCACtggttttagagagagagagagagagagagagagagagttgaagaaATTGGAGTGGAAGGTGAAGAAGTGTTAAGGTGAATGTGGTGGTTTTTAGTTGTTTGTGAATTTGTGATGTGATGTGGTGTCGTGTAGATGTAAAATTGTAGATCTGCTGGACAAACCAGTTCATGGGTTTTATCCGTTGTTTGTCTGTTGTCGATGTTgttgtgcgtgtgtgtgtgtgtctctctctctctactttctaAATAACTCCGTATTAATTAACACACAATTTGCTGTTCGATTGCATGTGCTAGCTTTTTATTTAGTACTCTAGAAATGTTATAAtaccatatatttttcttttctaaattgAGGGTTTTTTGAGATaggatagagatttttttttttacttttttaaaaaattttataattagatGGTTAGGAAAATGAGATTTGAATCTTGAGGTTCCAATTGAACTAGACACGCTTTAAGGCTCTTTATGAataaattacaagaaaaaatgTTGTCAATGGATAAGAACGGTGGAATACCAAAGAAGACAGGACcgtacaaagaaaaaaaatggtatcgAGCAagactttattttttggttaagcAAGAAATTAATCATTATTCAAAACTGAGTCGTGAAATCAATGTATCTCATTTAATGGATTCAGTACTTAACTACTTCAACCAATTTAGGAGCTATTTggtatattattttaaacacatgtttttagtttttaaacaatattatatatattttaacacacttttttatctatacgtattttcaaaaaaaactgaaaattattgtttaaatacacgtaccaaacagacccttaatttTCATGATTCTTGAGTCAATAATTACTTTTTAAGAATTagaattgtaaggacgcgatttgtaacgacccttAACAacgttgggttcgcacgtaaaaaggtccaaacaatatcatttatagagcgtgggtttgaaaggctaggctttggtcaccagacggtagTTTTCCGTAGTGGTCATACATAGTTAAATCGCGTTCGCCCTAGGAGTCCTTCTCCTGGaagcgggctgggaggctccggtttttggccatttttcccagccaccCACTTGGTGCTTTagccttcacattatatagccattcttggttgatcttaaccctccacttgttggtcaggcaggtgcctacttctgTACCCGTCCCGTCAGCTGTCCCGTCttgctttctgttagttgcgatgatcgaagttaccttgtccaggcgtcttttctcattaacatggtcagGACGCTGGcgagtgcatttaatgcggaggggacgtatttaccttgaaccaatTTTGCACCGTACCTCCACGTGGGccccattctactcgcatctccttcagggggctgtttAGGGATAACCTTCATCGAGACGTTGCTCTTCCCCTTgaagtcttggagtgccgaggatagggtcgTCCTCAGTTGTTCCCCTCGACACCTTGACCTTTCATCGTTCGTCCTCGACACACACCCTCCTCGACATGGGCCCTGAGCCCTAATAGAGCGTGGGCCGAATCATAAGTTCCTCGACCCCacaagaattattaaacaactCAAAGAACACCACCATAAATTGAGCTTTTCAAAGGGGAATAGCAGCTTATGTCCTCTAGAGCTTATGAAATTctagtgtaaaaaaaaaattaataaaaaaatgttgtgctCATGTTTGTGAGAAATTATTGAGTATGTAGCGTATAGCGTAGTAAGAGTAATGGTAAAAGCCatacatataaaattaaagatattaCATAATATACGAATATGTAAAAGGTTGGGTTGGTTCGAGattagtgattaaaaaaaataccaaactGAAATCAAACCAACCAACATCTCTTACAAGAATCTCAAACTAAGCAACCCATTAACTTGTTAAAAATTAATCCATTATCTTTAGTTAGGATTGGGTTGGTTAGGTTGTCGGGTTTGATTTACACCCCTAATTTCACtgtttttttaagagaatattgatgagaaaataaaaagaatcattATCCATGTCATTTCATGTCCTCtctttccaaaaaaacaaaactctcaAGCAATCACAATTTTCTTTCAATTCAATCCTATCATATATACTATAAAtctatttggataccgcttattttactgaaaattgaaaacactgtagcaaaataatttttaaatgtgtgaatagtactgtaagacccagttttaaagttttttttttaataaagtactTATGGGTCCTGTGAATAATATACGAAACTCACAGGAAAAACATAATTCTACATTTGAAAACGTGAAatgctcttctcaaaaaaaaaaaaaaaaaaaaacaacaacgtGAAAACACAAACTCAAGTCCTTTTCAGCACTATCCAAATGGATACTataacaaaaaagagaagaaagtagAGAGATAAGTGATCCATACTCAACTAGTATTGCAAACTCCCTTGCCATGCATggaaaaattttgcataaatttataatataatttttatgccTGTTTTAaactgaaataaataaaatttatttataaataggCTTCTTACCTTCATTGTTTATACTAACTAAAAAATCGGTAATCATGAAAAACCATAAATGTTGGCCTAAAGAGGATTCATATGCTAAGCGTTaattgtttcaactttcaaatgtTAACAAGTTTTACTGacataaaaatgtaattttaccCTTCATAACCTTACGCTTGGTTCTTCTCATAATTTATTCAAATTACATgcatttaaaaaggaaaaaaataaaataaaagttaaagaTCATACAATGTGAGAGCCGTAGCTCACTCTAAGAGCCCTCCATGGGCCATTGTATCACAAAATGACAAAGACAAAAGAAACAGGCCCATAGAAGGAGCTCCAAACCCAACTTTCACTGCATTAACACGAATGAAAATTGTAATGAAAGtaaaacccaacccaccattAATTCCCTCACACATTCCAGACCCAAATAAACACATGCTGCCAAAGCCCCTTGCCCCATGGCTATTTAACATACTACCTTCTCTTCTTTTGATCCAATCAACTCAGTCTTTCGGAAGGTTTGACTtttttctcaaaactcaaaaagttTTGTCAGTCTTCTTCTCTTCTCACTGCTTTCTTCTGTAATAATCCAGTTTCATTTACACCCCATATTTAATGTTAGATTTTTGCTGATAAATTAGTTTTGCCCATTCAACCGCTAAcaccttttatttttgtatcaggttttcttattttcatcGGATTGTGATTGTAAGtgtttaagaaaattatttccAAATGCTGAAGATAGAAGATAGAAAGAAGGTGAATACTGAATATGGTAGAAGAAAAAGagtaattataataataataataataaaggagaTGCTAAtgaatgcccttagggcattagttaataatctattttaagaaaattttaatgttatttttatgggaaatgaaaaaaactatcgaaatattaattttttttaactggattattaaccaataccCTAAGAGCACTTGTTAGTCTgaccctaataataataataagcctGCAAAGGAAGAGTGAAACACATTACGAGTGTCCTTAGGGCATtagttaacaatttattttaagaaaattttaacgttacttttatgggaaataaaaaaaaaaaactatcaaaatattaatttttttaactggattattaaccaataccCCCGGAGCACTTATTAGCCTgacccaaataataataataagcctCAAAGGAAGAGTGAAACACATTTTTCACTTGACTTCTTGATTTTCACAAATGTTCTTAAATGTATgtacaaaattaagaaattcaaTACCACACGTGACACAAAAttccaattttgaattttattggattttctcttaattATGActttaaatatatgtataaattttgGGATTTAGAGGCTTAGATTGTAGAGAAGCCTAGAGTGCCCACATGAGGTATATATTATCTTGTCTACTACATATCGAGTACTGATAGAAATAGCCTGCTACATgaagtatattattattatccaacACATTGCACATCCAGTCTAATATAATATTTCATCCTAATAAGGCTTGGTACACCTTCAACTCCCACCAtatttattacaacaaaaaaattgtttcaataaaTCATAGCAacaatatattttgttgttgtacggcaccgagatcccaagacccatatgggccctgggcccaggcCCAATGGAACGGCCACATTACCCTAAgcccttcttgaaactgccttcatgtaaaaacaagttttgggtcTCGAATCCTGAGAAGTGTTCGGCATAAGTTTTCCCGAACAAACATATGAACCCTGTCCGGGAAAATCATGAAATGCTCGGGGAACAGCATTACCGAGCATAATCGACtaagctggaaccaagttccaaggccataattgttgcatcccactctcacctaaacacccacttaaaacagataatattggaccttcaatagcactagcggtggctgtaatcataatctccccactaaccttagctataaatagcagaagtttggGAAGAGAAGGGGGTTcagaaaaaaggagaaaaaacagTCAAGGAGGAAGAAAGGATGAATAttgttttgagtctctctgccgagaatgACTCAGAATAAGAAATCTTGAAGCCCactctacaaataaattgtgagcccaagtgagttcAAGCCCAACAGTCTCATCTCTGGTTCTCACAGttgtagtaaatttttttaataataatatatatttttattgcaataaatttattgcaacatgaagtatattattattatccagCACATTGCACATCCAATCTATTATAATATTTCATCCTAATAGGGCTTAGTACACCTCCAACTCCCGCCAtatttattacaacaaaaaaaattgttgcaataaatcatagcaacaatatattttgttgtagtaaatttttttaatattaatatatattttttattgcaataaatttattgcaacaaaaattattgttgcaGTAACCTACTgcaataaaacaattttttgtaataagTTTCCAAAGTAACTCCAGACATACTTATTACAACAAAGCTTACTTTTCTTCTTTCcgagcaaccaaacagagctcattaaaataaatcaattaaaaaaatgacagagagagaaaaacagaaAACTTACGGGGCAGTGGCATTGGCGACAGCGCAGTTGGGGTTGAGAGAAGAGCAAAAGGAATCGTAGGGGAAAGAGGCCACGACACTAG
Protein-coding regions in this window:
- the LOC115970264 gene encoding calumenin-B, with translation MGKVSILIYITVAVLILFLISYSPSKPSNHRHRRLKLRSNFTFSHQVRPPHDPVPFDPIVADLELRREDRHWERQYMEHAHPELVQHESDSAPGAESQPEWEDFADAEDYLNDEERFNVTDRLVVLFPRIDADPADGFVTEHELTQWNLQQAEREVMHRTQREMDVHDKNKDGFVSFAEYEPPSWVLNADNTSFGYDMGWWKEEHFNASDADGDGLLNITEFNDFLHPADTKNPKLLQWLCKEELRERDTDKDGKVNFKEFFHGLFDMVRNYDEEGHNSSHQFDDSMEGPAKKLFAQLDKDGDGYLSDVELLPVIGKLHPSESYYAKQQADYIISQADADKDGRLTLAEMIDNPYVFYSAIFNDDEDEDDYEYHDEFR